CCCTCCTCCGTCCCCGCATCGGGTTTCCCCGCTCTGAAAGCGGTGGGAGCCCACCGATGATCTCAAATCTTGCTCATTTTGCCAAAGATCTTACTTCGTAGGGACTACAGCCTACAGCCTACAGCCTCTCCCCCCACCCACTCCCTCCAGTCCTCCCCGAGGACACCCTCCCGCCGGTAGCGGAGCATGGCCTGGCGGCAGATGCACCGGCCGGGCAGGACCGCCAGGCGGGCGAGGGCGTGGCCGAAGACGGCGGGGAAGGCCTCGACACACTCATCCACCCGCTCGCGCTCGGCGTCCGTGAGCATCCCGCCGAAGAGGACGCCGGGCTTCGCGGGGCGCCGGACGAGGCCCTCCGCGAAGTTCGTGACGTAGCAGAGCGGGGCGTAGCACATCTCCAGCTCCCGGGCCAGGAAGGCTTCGGGGCACAGCGTCATCCCCACCAGGTCCCCGCCGATCACCCGACACTTCCGGATTTCCGCCGGCGTTTCCAGCCGTGGGCCCTCGGTGCAGACGTACGTCCCGCCGTCGCGGCAGCCCCGGCCGGCGTCCCGGGTCCCCTGGCGGAGCGCCTTGCAGGCCTCGGGGCAGAAGACGGGGTGGACGCGGATGAACCCCCAGCCTTTCCCGGCGAAGAACGTCGAAGGCCGGTTCCGGGTCTCGTCCACCAGGTCGTCCGGGATGACCAGGTCCCCGGGCCGGAACCGCTTGGGCCGCAGCGAGCCGGGGCCCGACCACGCCAGGATTCGCTCCGTCCCCAGGGACTTGAGGGCCCACACGATGGCCCGGTAGTTCACGAAGGGCGCGGAGACGGCGTAGCGGTCCTCCCCGTGCCGCGAGACGAAGCGGGCGACGGCGCCCCCCTCCCACCGGACCGTCCGGACCGGCGGCGACGGCCCGAAGGGCGTCTCCACCGTGACCGTCTCCCGCACCTCCCACCCCGCCCGCTCCAGCAGCCGCCAGGCGGCGCTGCCGCCGACGACCGCCAGGGGCGTCGCGGTTCCGCTTCCCTCGAGCCTTTCCACCGGCTTTCCGTTCCTGTCCATGATCGGCCTCCCGTTCTCGGATCGACGCCCCGGAGGGCGTTGCCCGGAGAGATTTTCTCTTCCCTTTTACCGGGACGTCATTATAATATATCCCGCTCCGTTTGCCGGAGCACTCTTCTCTCTAAGGAGCGAACCCATGTCCGGACATTCCAAGTGGCATTCCATCAAGCACAAGAAGGCGGCGGCCGACGCCAAGCGCGGCAAGATCTTCACCCGCCTCATCAAGGAAATCTCCATGGCGGCCCGGCTGGGCGGCGGCGACGTGGACGGCAACGCCCGGCTGCGCAAGGCGGTGTCCGACGCCAAGGCCGCCAACATGCCCGCGGACAACATCAAGCGGGCCATCATGAAGGGGACGGGGGAACTTCCGGGGGCCATGTACGAGGAGATCACCTACGAGGGGTACGGCCCCGGCGGCGTGGCGGTCCTGGTCCAGACCATGACCGACAACAAGAACCGCACGGTCTCCGAACTTCGCCACATCTTCACCAAGAACAACGGGAACCTGGGCGAGAGTGGCTGTGTGTCCTGGATGTTCGACCGGAAGGGGTACTTCCTGATCACCGAGGGGGGGAAGACCGAGGACGAGTTGATGGAAATCGGCCTGGATTCCGGCGCCGACGACGTGAAGGCCGAGGACGACAGCTTCGAGATC
The Acidobacteriota bacterium genome window above contains:
- a CDS encoding MTAP family purine nucleoside phosphorylase; the encoded protein is MDRNGKPVERLEGSGTATPLAVVGGSAAWRLLERAGWEVRETVTVETPFGPSPPVRTVRWEGGAVARFVSRHGEDRYAVSAPFVNYRAIVWALKSLGTERILAWSGPGSLRPKRFRPGDLVIPDDLVDETRNRPSTFFAGKGWGFIRVHPVFCPEACKALRQGTRDAGRGCRDGGTYVCTEGPRLETPAEIRKCRVIGGDLVGMTLCPEAFLARELEMCYAPLCYVTNFAEGLVRRPAKPGVLFGGMLTDAERERVDECVEAFPAVFGHALARLAVLPGRCICRQAMLRYRREGVLGEDWREWVGGEAVGCRL
- a CDS encoding YebC/PmpR family DNA-binding transcriptional regulator; amino-acid sequence: MSGHSKWHSIKHKKAAADAKRGKIFTRLIKEISMAARLGGGDVDGNARLRKAVSDAKAANMPADNIKRAIMKGTGELPGAMYEEITYEGYGPGGVAVLVQTMTDNKNRTVSELRHIFTKNNGNLGESGCVSWMFDRKGYFLITEGGKTEDELMEIGLDSGADDVKAEDDSFEITCSPDAFETVKEALDKAGVPIAESEIAMIPQTTVKVTGNEARLMLRLMETLEDHDDAQNVYANFDIDESEMQD